The Coffea arabica cultivar ET-39 chromosome 4e, Coffea Arabica ET-39 HiFi, whole genome shotgun sequence genome includes a window with the following:
- the LOC113742253 gene encoding histidine--tRNA ligase, cytoplasmic — protein MAAESFLSRVVRLGGEWLSSSSVFELANGLARLALDSSAISKLSSSAGPEVSFSIPDDLTIEETRASVLVLLNNLLCLSSSSAFAITQLYDVFLNLDESGPRSYKFQDGGVPQQNDVDYYSLAALDGISALLDHGSSALGPVADAVAALSCEALRADLSCFNLTDSGDGSFAKDDVAVASDFKVFFNGSKLVVNSKNPTSATPAISRIPAVYGNFREVCRLLHYRTRVQLSCAAFRAGSAEAMSTALSSLALALYNLADTSSSRAKLLLDSLPSDELRSILGAQRSSSKIDSIKQLLSYSQAALIDKDYIRSVHQIYCLLEAVRKTVCWEATVAFVSLEGGGIIAAVTESKNPPLSAPTGADKKKGERRKKVLGKGSSALMQFIKESLLSGDGAANETNSISASTLFEKWAQDFLFFLDPRNSRFEILLEKLKDIVASNESRRLPKLPKGTRDFAKEQMTVREKAFSIIVDVFKRHGATALDTPAFELRETLMGKYGEDSKLIYDLADQGGELCSLRYDLTVPFARYVAMNGLTSFKRYQIAKVYRRDNPSKGRFREFYQCDFDIAGQFEKMGPDFEVIKILTELLNELDIGDYEVKLNHRKLLDGMMAICGVPQEKFRTICSSIDKLDKQSFEQIKREMVNEKGLTEEVADAIGTFVKERGPPMELLCKLKRKGSEFLENIESHLALNELEILFKALGKAKCDSKVVFDLSLARGLDYYTGVIFEAVFKGSTQVGSIAAGGRYDNLVGMFGTKQVPAVGISLGIERVFVIMEQLQKDRNETMRATETEVLVSILGDDLSLGAELASELWDAKVKAEYMLDKRLMKHIGRARDSRIPWMLIVGENELSQGVVKLKDVVATKDYDIPRSRLVEEVCMRLNK, from the exons ATGGCGGCAGAGTCCTTCTTGTCTCGCGTTGTGCGCTTAGGTGGGGAATGGCTCTCGTCGTCCTCCGTTTTCGAGTTGGCCAACGGCCTCGCTCGACTAGCTTTGGACTCCTCCGCCATCTCCAAGCTATCGTCGTCCGCCGGACCCGAGGTCTCGTTTTCCATTCCCGATGATTTAACGATTGAAGAGACCCGAGCCTCCGTCCTCGTCCTTTTGAATAACCTCCTTTgcctctcctcctcctccgcctTCGCTATCACCCAGCTTTATGATGTCTTCCTCAACCTAGATGAGTCTGGCCCACGCTCCTACAAGTTTCAAGATGGTGGCGTCCCCCAGCAAAACGATGTTGACTACTACTCCCTTGCCGCTCTCGATGGCATCTCCGCTCTTTTGGACCACGGCTCTTCTGCTCTTGGCCCCGTTGCTGATGCTGTCGCTGCCCTCTCCTGTGAGGCCCTCAGGGCCGACCTTTCCTGTTTCAATCTTACTGACTCTGGGGATGGCTCCTTCGCTAAGGATGACGTCGCTGTCGCCTCCGACTTCAAGGTCTTTTTCAATGGTTCCAAATTGGTCGTCAACAGCAAAAACCCTACTTCTGCTACCCCGGCCATCTCCAGGATACCTGCTGTCTATGGCAATTTTAGGGAAGTATGCCGACTTCTGCACTATAGGACACGTGTCCAGTTGAGCTGTGCAGCTTTCAGAGCTGGCAGTGCCGAAGCCATGTCTACCGCTCTGTCATCTCTGGCTCTGGCTCTTTACAATTTAGCTGATACCAGCTCCTCCCGAGCCAAGCTTCTCCTTGATTCGCTTCCCTCTGACGAATTACGCTCCATTTTGGGAGCTCAGAGGTCCTCCAGCAAAATTGATTCCATTAAACAACTCCTCTCTTATTCTCAGGCGGCCCTAATCGACAAGGATTACATTAGGTCTGTGCACCAGATTTATTGCTTGTTGGAGGCTGTCAGGAAGACTGTTTGTTGGGAGGCCACTGTAGCGTTTGTGTCCCTGGAAGGCGGTGGCATAATTGCAGCAGTTACCGAGAGCAAAAATCCACCTCTTAGTGCTCCTACTGGTGCTGATAAGAAAAAGGgtgaaaggagaaaaaaagtTTTGGGGAAAGGATCCTCAGCCTTGATGCAGTTCATCAAGGAAAGCTTGCTAAGTGGGGATGGGGCGGCCAATGAAACCAATTCCATCTCAGCTTCTACTTTATTTGAGAAATGGGCTCaagattttctcttttttttggaCCCCCGTAACTCTAGATTTGAGATTTTACTGGAAAAACTGAAAGATATCGTGGCGAGCAATGAAAGTCGAAGGCTCCCCAAGCTCCCCAAg GGAACGagagattttgcaaaagaaCAGATGACTGTAAGGGAGAAAGCCTTCTCAATTATTGTTGACGTATTTAAGAGGCATGGAGCCACAGCTCTTGATACACCGGCCTTCGAATTGAGAGAGACTCTTATGGGAAAGTATGGCGAAGACTCAAAGTTGATTTATGACCTTGCTGATCAG GGTGGAGAACTTTGCTCGCTCCGTTATGACCTGACTGTCCCATTTGCCAGATATGTGGCTATGAATGGTCTTACATCTTTCAAAAGGTATCAGATAGCAAAGGTGTACAGGAGGGATAATCCATCTAAGGGAAGATTTCGTGAATTTTATCAATGCGATTTTGATATTGCTGGTCAATTTGAAAAAATGGGGCCAGATTTTGAGGTCATCAAGATACTGACTGAATTGCTAAATGAGCTTGATATTGGGGATTATGAG GTGAAATTGAATCATCGAAAGTTACTAGATGGTATGATGGCCATATGTGGGGTGCCACAGGAAAAATTTAGAACTATTTGTTCTAgcatcgacaaactagacaaaCAATCTTTTGAGCAGATAAAGAGAGAAATG GTGAATGAGAAGGGTTTAACTGAAGAGGTTGCAGATGCAATTGGCACATTTGTTAAAGAACGGGGACCCCCCATGGAACTGTTATGTAAGTTGAAACGCAAGGGCAGTGAGTTCTTGGAGAACATTGAATCCCACCTTGCATTGAACGAATTGGAGATCTTATTCAAAGCTTTAGGAAAAGCTAAATGCGACAGCAAAGTGGTTTTTGACTTGAGTCTTGCAAGAGGCCTTGATTACTATACTGGAGTCATATTTGAAGCTGTTTTTAAAGGGTCTACACAG GTTGGTTCAATTGCTGCTGGGGGACGTTATGACAACCTTGTAGGAATGTTTGGCACAAAGCAGGTCCCTGCAGTTGGCATCAGTCTAGGAATAGAGCGAGTATTTGTGATAATGGAACAGCTTCAGAAAGATAGAAACGAG ACGATGCGGGCTACTGAAACTGAAGTCCTAGTGAGCATTTTGGGCGATGACCTGTCTTTGGGTGCTGAACTGGCAAGCGAACTTTGGGATGCCAAAGTAAAAGCTGAGTACATGTTGGATAAAAGACTGATGAAACACATCGGACGTGCCAGAGATTCGAGGATCCCTTGGATGCTAATTGTTGGAGAAAATGAACTTAGTCAAGGTGTAGTTAAATTAAAAGATGTCGTGGCCACTAAGGACTATGATATACCTCGAAGTAGGCTTGTGGAGGAGGTCTGCATGCggctaaataaataa